A window of the Azospirillum formosense genome harbors these coding sequences:
- a CDS encoding LysR substrate-binding domain-containing protein, producing MDLRHLRHFVAVAEELHFSRAAARLGIGQPPLSQSIQALEAELGARLFERTKRRVELTEPGQLLLGEAREILARAERAAVLTRRAAKGEVGELRVGFTAAAPFLPMVPRIIDAYRRAHPDVHLTLVELPSKQQLTALAERRLDVGFIREPRFVPEPESFRFHDVVREPLLAVMRADHPLAGREVVPLAALRDEPFVFYPADFGTSTHEQVFALCAAAGFRPNVTQDAREAFTIIGLIAAGLGVSILPGQLRQVALEGVVYRPLDTPDAVTTLQLAQRSNESSPLVKKFTGLVERIVPFVPPIPGA from the coding sequence ATGGATCTGCGCCATCTCCGCCATTTCGTCGCCGTCGCCGAAGAGCTGCATTTCAGCCGCGCCGCCGCCCGGCTGGGCATCGGGCAGCCGCCGCTCAGCCAGTCGATCCAGGCGCTGGAGGCCGAGCTGGGCGCCCGCCTGTTCGAGCGCACCAAGCGCCGGGTCGAGCTGACCGAACCGGGGCAGCTGCTGCTCGGCGAGGCGCGGGAGATTCTGGCGCGGGCGGAGCGCGCCGCCGTGCTGACCCGCCGCGCCGCCAAGGGGGAGGTCGGCGAACTGCGCGTCGGCTTCACCGCGGCGGCTCCCTTCCTGCCCATGGTGCCGCGGATCATCGACGCCTACCGCCGCGCCCACCCCGACGTGCATCTGACCCTGGTCGAGCTGCCGTCCAAGCAGCAGTTGACGGCGCTGGCCGAGCGTCGGCTCGATGTCGGCTTCATCCGCGAGCCGCGCTTCGTCCCCGAGCCCGAGTCCTTCCGCTTCCACGACGTGGTGCGCGAGCCGCTGCTGGCGGTGATGCGCGCCGACCACCCGCTGGCCGGGCGGGAGGTCGTGCCGCTGGCCGCCCTGCGCGACGAGCCCTTCGTCTTCTACCCCGCCGATTTCGGAACCAGCACGCACGAGCAGGTCTTCGCGCTGTGCGCCGCCGCCGGATTCCGCCCCAACGTGACCCAGGACGCGCGCGAGGCCTTCACCATCATCGGGCTGATCGCCGCCGGGCTGGGCGTGTCGATATTGCCCGGCCAGCTTCGGCAGGTGGCGCTGGAGGGGGTGGTGTACCGGCCGCTCGACACGCCGGACGCCGTCACCACCCTGCAACTGGCGCAACGGAGCAACGAAAGCTCACCCCTGGTGAAAAAATTCACCGGTCTGGTGGAGCGGATTGTTCCGTTTGTTCCGCCCATCCCCGGCGCGTGA
- a CDS encoding ABC transporter ATP-binding protein, producing MDGGMVTTAQALVRFVGVQKTYDGEHLVVKNLDLDIKKGEFVTLLGPSGSGKTTTLMMLAGFEVPTHGEIYLADRPIKNMPPHKRDIGMVFQNYALFPHLTIEENVAFPLTVRKMPRSEVKERVRSALRMIKLENLAHRHPGQLSGGQQQRVALARALVFNPQLVLMDEPLGALDKRLREHMQLEIKQLHETMGITVVYVTHDQSEALTMSDRIAVFNDGIVQQIDKPDALYERPVNSFVANFIGENNVLAGTVENIEQGFCRVALASGGSVVAQAVNVAGAGAATALSVRPERISILTDGQAPDGMNALPAQVQDTIYLGDHALAVLKVAGNGEFMVKLPPGAHAGLSHGQSVSIGFRPEDCRALDPV from the coding sequence ATGGACGGCGGCATGGTCACGACCGCACAGGCACTGGTGCGCTTCGTCGGGGTCCAGAAGACCTATGACGGCGAGCATCTCGTGGTGAAGAACCTCGACCTCGACATCAAGAAGGGCGAGTTCGTCACCCTGCTCGGCCCGTCGGGCTCGGGCAAGACGACCACGCTGATGATGCTGGCCGGCTTCGAGGTCCCCACCCACGGCGAGATCTATCTCGCCGACCGGCCGATCAAGAACATGCCGCCGCACAAGCGCGACATCGGCATGGTCTTCCAGAACTACGCGCTGTTCCCCCACCTGACGATCGAGGAGAACGTCGCCTTCCCGCTGACCGTGCGCAAGATGCCGCGGTCCGAGGTGAAGGAGCGGGTGCGGTCGGCGCTGCGCATGATCAAGCTGGAGAATCTGGCGCACCGCCATCCCGGCCAGCTGTCGGGCGGCCAGCAGCAGCGCGTGGCCCTGGCCCGCGCGCTGGTCTTCAACCCGCAGCTCGTCCTGATGGACGAGCCGCTGGGGGCCCTGGACAAGCGGCTGCGCGAGCATATGCAGCTCGAGATCAAGCAGTTGCACGAGACGATGGGCATCACCGTCGTCTACGTCACCCACGACCAGAGCGAGGCGCTGACCATGTCGGACCGCATCGCTGTGTTCAACGACGGCATCGTGCAGCAGATCGACAAGCCGGACGCGCTGTACGAGCGCCCGGTCAACAGCTTCGTCGCCAACTTCATCGGCGAGAACAACGTGCTGGCCGGAACCGTTGAGAATATCGAACAGGGCTTCTGCCGGGTGGCGCTGGCGTCGGGCGGTTCGGTCGTGGCCCAGGCGGTGAACGTCGCCGGGGCCGGGGCCGCCACCGCGCTGTCGGTCCGGCCGGAGCGCATCAGCATCCTGACCGACGGGCAGGCGCCGGACGGCATGAACGCCCTGCCCGCCCAGGTGCAGGACACCATCTACCTCGGCGACCACGCGCTGGCCGTGCTGAAGGTCGCCGGCAACGGGGAATTCATGGTCAAGCTGCCGCCGGGCGCCCATGCGGGCCTCAGCCACGGCCAGAGCGTGTCCATCGGCTTCCGCCCCGAGGACTGCCGGGCGCTCGATCCCGTGTGA
- a CDS encoding ABC transporter substrate-binding protein encodes MSKLKVAVGFLATFTAGVALATAAQARDLTVVSWGGAYQEAQKKVYFEPFKKTGTPMNDESWDGGIGVLRAKVQGGAATWDVVQVESEELAVGCEEGLFETMEFNRIGGEQAYLPQTVDACGVGAIVYDFVLGYDKDKLKDAPKSWADFFDTTKYPGKRGLRQGAKTTLEIALMADGVAPKDVYKVLGTEEGLERAFKKLDTIKNDIVWWKAGAQPPQLLASGEVAMTSVYNGRIDAANKAEKKNFGMVWNGALYTIDSWVILKGSPNKEAAYKFLDFVGKAENQAKLSENIAYGTSNKDAPSKLAPAVLTDLPTAPENMKNAVEISVPFWLENIDRLTERFNKWAAK; translated from the coding sequence ATGTCGAAGCTTAAGGTGGCAGTTGGGTTCCTTGCGACGTTCACCGCCGGTGTGGCGCTGGCCACTGCCGCGCAGGCCCGCGACCTGACGGTCGTGTCCTGGGGCGGCGCCTACCAGGAAGCCCAGAAGAAGGTCTATTTCGAGCCGTTCAAGAAGACCGGCACCCCGATGAACGACGAGTCCTGGGACGGCGGCATCGGCGTGCTGCGCGCCAAGGTCCAGGGCGGCGCGGCGACCTGGGACGTCGTCCAGGTGGAGAGCGAGGAGCTGGCCGTCGGCTGCGAAGAGGGCCTGTTCGAGACGATGGAGTTCAACCGGATCGGCGGCGAGCAGGCCTACCTGCCGCAGACCGTCGATGCCTGCGGCGTCGGCGCGATCGTGTACGACTTCGTCCTCGGCTACGACAAGGACAAGCTGAAGGACGCGCCGAAGAGCTGGGCCGACTTCTTCGACACCACCAAGTATCCGGGCAAGCGCGGCCTGCGCCAGGGCGCCAAGACGACCCTTGAGATCGCCCTGATGGCCGACGGCGTCGCGCCGAAGGACGTCTACAAGGTCCTGGGCACCGAAGAGGGCCTGGAGCGCGCCTTCAAGAAGCTGGACACCATCAAGAACGACATCGTGTGGTGGAAGGCCGGCGCCCAGCCGCCGCAGCTGCTGGCCTCGGGCGAGGTGGCGATGACCTCGGTCTACAACGGCCGCATCGACGCCGCCAACAAGGCCGAGAAGAAGAACTTCGGCATGGTGTGGAACGGCGCGCTCTACACCATCGACAGCTGGGTCATCCTGAAGGGCAGCCCGAACAAGGAGGCCGCCTACAAGTTCCTCGACTTCGTCGGCAAGGCGGAGAACCAGGCGAAGCTGTCCGAGAACATCGCCTACGGCACCTCCAACAAGGACGCCCCGTCCAAGCTGGCCCCGGCGGTTCTGACGGACCTGCCGACCGCTCCGGAGAACATGAAGAACGCGGTCGAGATCAGCGTTCCCTTCTGGCTGGAGAACATCGACCGCCTGACCGAGCGCTTCAACAAGTGGGCGGCGAAGTAA
- a CDS encoding ABC transporter permease: MTAAFVAGADASSEVPLKRRLKRAERARRLKALALILPLLLFLLFTFLGPIAGMLWRSVDDWEVRQVLPHTVAALADWDGKDVPGEPAFAALAGDIRTARDAGTVAIASKRLNYALNGFRTIMAGTARNLKTLPEPGTAKDTLIGINPAWGERATWAAIKGASGPLTSFYLLGALDLTRNVDGAIVAAPEEQAIYRDVFGRTFTISFGVTALCLILGFPVAYMLATLPTGQSNLLMIFVLLPFWTSLLVRTCAWIVVLQSEGIVNDSLRWIGLIDEPLRLIYNRFGVYVAMTHVLLPFMILPLYSSMRSISPAYMRAAASLGASPVTAFLRIYLPQTVPGIGAGSLLVFILAIGYYITPALVGGAADQMISYFIAFYTTETVNWGLASALGAVLLLATLLLAVVYGKLVHGQQVTGGMKN; the protein is encoded by the coding sequence ATGACAGCCGCGTTCGTCGCCGGCGCCGATGCGTCGTCCGAGGTGCCTCTCAAGCGCCGCTTGAAACGGGCGGAGCGGGCGCGCCGGCTCAAGGCCCTGGCGCTGATCCTGCCGCTCCTCCTCTTCCTGCTCTTCACCTTCCTCGGTCCCATCGCCGGCATGCTCTGGCGGTCGGTCGACGACTGGGAGGTGCGTCAAGTCCTGCCCCACACCGTCGCGGCCCTGGCCGACTGGGACGGCAAGGACGTTCCGGGCGAGCCGGCCTTCGCCGCGCTGGCCGGCGACATCCGCACGGCGCGCGACGCCGGCACCGTCGCCATCGCGTCCAAGCGGCTGAACTACGCGCTGAACGGCTTCCGCACCATCATGGCGGGCACCGCGCGCAACCTGAAGACCCTGCCGGAGCCGGGCACCGCCAAGGACACGCTGATCGGCATCAACCCGGCCTGGGGCGAGCGCGCCACCTGGGCGGCGATCAAGGGCGCCAGCGGGCCGCTCACCAGCTTCTACCTGCTGGGCGCGCTCGACCTGACGCGCAACGTCGATGGCGCCATCGTCGCCGCTCCCGAGGAGCAGGCGATCTACCGCGACGTCTTCGGGCGCACCTTCACCATCAGCTTCGGCGTCACCGCGCTGTGCCTGATCCTGGGCTTCCCGGTCGCCTACATGCTGGCGACGCTGCCCACTGGCCAGTCGAACCTGCTGATGATCTTCGTGCTGCTGCCCTTCTGGACCTCGCTCCTGGTGCGCACCTGCGCCTGGATCGTCGTGCTGCAGAGCGAGGGCATCGTCAACGACAGCCTGCGCTGGATCGGCCTGATCGACGAGCCGCTGCGGCTGATCTACAACCGCTTCGGCGTCTATGTGGCGATGACGCATGTGCTGCTGCCCTTCATGATCCTGCCGCTCTACAGCAGCATGCGGTCGATCTCGCCCGCCTACATGAGGGCCGCGGCGTCGCTGGGCGCCTCGCCGGTCACTGCCTTCCTGCGCATCTACCTGCCGCAGACCGTGCCCGGCATCGGGGCGGGCAGCCTGCTCGTCTTCATCCTGGCCATCGGCTACTACATCACGCCGGCGCTGGTGGGTGGTGCTGCCGACCAGATGATCAGCTATTTCATCGCCTTCTACACGACGGAAACCGTCAACTGGGGTCTGGCCTCGGCGCTGGGCGCGGTGCTTCTGCTCGCGACGCTGCTGCTGGCCGTCGTCTATGGAAAGCTGGTCCACGGCCAGCAGGTCACGGGAGGGATGAAGAATTGA
- a CDS encoding ABC transporter permease — MSDNHAPRTASQRVAWITTVVVASLVLVFLMAPILAIMPLSFSSGSYLTYPLPGLSLRWYEDFLNSPRWVSSLKNSVIIGVASTILSMVLGTLASLGLAQWKSKFKPLVLAIVLSPVVVPGVITAVGLYFFFAPIGLTGSYAGLILAHTALSTPFVVITVSATLQSFDMNLARAAASLGASPLYAFRRVILPLILPGLASGALFAFATSFDEVVVVLFMAGPEQRTLPREMFSGIRENISPTITAAAVILTTISVILLATLEALRRRNERLKGNLR; from the coding sequence TTGAGCGACAATCACGCCCCCCGCACCGCCAGCCAGCGCGTCGCCTGGATCACCACGGTGGTCGTCGCCTCGCTGGTGCTGGTCTTCCTGATGGCGCCGATCCTGGCGATCATGCCGCTGTCCTTCAGCTCCGGCTCCTACCTGACCTACCCGCTGCCCGGCCTCTCGCTGCGCTGGTACGAGGACTTCCTGAACTCCCCGCGCTGGGTGTCGTCGCTGAAGAACAGCGTCATCATCGGGGTGGCCTCGACCATCCTGTCGATGGTGCTGGGCACGCTGGCCTCGCTCGGCCTCGCCCAGTGGAAGAGCAAGTTCAAGCCGCTGGTGCTGGCCATCGTGCTGTCGCCGGTGGTGGTGCCGGGCGTCATCACCGCGGTCGGCCTGTATTTCTTCTTCGCACCGATCGGGCTGACCGGCAGCTACGCCGGGCTGATCCTGGCCCACACCGCGCTGTCCACGCCCTTCGTGGTCATCACGGTCAGCGCGACGCTGCAGAGCTTCGACATGAATCTGGCGCGGGCCGCCGCCTCGCTCGGCGCCTCGCCCCTCTATGCCTTCCGCCGGGTGATCCTGCCGCTGATCCTGCCGGGTCTGGCGTCGGGCGCCCTGTTCGCCTTCGCCACCAGCTTCGACGAGGTGGTGGTGGTGCTGTTCATGGCGGGACCGGAGCAGCGCACCCTGCCCCGCGAGATGTTCAGCGGCATCCGCGAGAACATCAGCCCGACCATCACGGCGGCGGCGGTGATCCTGACGACCATCTCGGTCATCCTGCTCGCCACGCTGGAGGCGCTGCGCCGGCGCAACGAGCGGCTGAAGGGCAACCTGCGCTGA
- a CDS encoding cupin domain-containing protein: MDVDAVDFNVGARLKQVREAHGLSQRQLAQRAGVTNGTISLIEQNRCSPSVSSLRKVLQGIPMTLAEFFSSDDLPPREQIFFKGGDLVELTGLVKSRVGSISFRQVGDLRGRNLQVLHEKYAPGADTGGRTMLQHESEEGGIVIKGRIELTVGDRKEILGPGDAYLFDSRIPHRFRNLGDEECEIISACTPPYL, encoded by the coding sequence ATGGATGTGGACGCTGTCGATTTCAACGTGGGCGCGCGCCTGAAGCAGGTTCGCGAAGCGCACGGACTGTCCCAGCGCCAGTTGGCGCAACGGGCGGGCGTGACCAACGGCACCATCTCGCTGATCGAGCAGAACCGGTGCAGCCCCTCCGTCTCCTCGCTGCGCAAGGTGCTCCAGGGCATTCCGATGACCCTGGCGGAGTTCTTCTCCTCCGACGACCTGCCGCCGCGCGAGCAGATCTTCTTCAAGGGCGGCGATCTGGTCGAGCTGACCGGGCTGGTGAAGAGCCGGGTCGGCTCCATCTCCTTCCGGCAGGTGGGCGACCTGCGCGGCCGCAACCTCCAGGTGCTGCACGAGAAGTACGCCCCCGGCGCCGACACCGGCGGCCGCACCATGCTCCAGCACGAATCGGAGGAGGGCGGCATCGTCATCAAGGGCCGGATCGAGCTGACGGTCGGCGACCGCAAGGAGATCCTCGGCCCCGGCGACGCCTATCTGTTCGACAGCCGCATCCCGCACCGCTTCCGCAACCTCGGCGACGAGGAATGCGAAATCATCAGCGCCTGCACCCCGCCGTACCTGTGA
- the gabD gene encoding NADP-dependent succinate-semialdehyde dehydrogenase, which translates to MLSLNDQSLLRTQAYVNGAWRDAFSGKTFAVTNPATGEELARVADVGAEETRQAINAADAALPAWRAKTAKERAAILRRWFELIMAAQEDLAVLMTLEQGKPLAEARGEVAYGASFIEWFAEEGKRVYGDVIPSFAGNKRIVVLKEPIGVVAAITPWNFPNAMITRKVGPALAAGCTIVVKPAEDTPLSALALAELAERAGVPAGVFNIVTGSDPVAIGGELTASPIVRKLSFTGSTEVGKILMRQSADTVKKVSLELGGNAPFIVFDDADLDEAVKGALASKYRNSGQTCVCANRLLVQAGVYDAFAAKLAEAVKQIRVGNGMEAGVTQGPMINGQAVEKVEELMGDALAKGATVALGGKRHGLGGTFFEPTILTGVTTEMRVAREEIFGPVAPLFKFETEADAIRMANDTEFGLAAYFYSRDIGRVWRVAEQLEYGMVGINEGILSTEVAPFGGIKQSGIGREGSKYGVEDFLEIKYLCVGLGA; encoded by the coding sequence ATGCTGTCGCTGAACGACCAGAGCCTTCTTCGGACACAAGCCTATGTGAACGGCGCGTGGCGCGACGCCTTCTCCGGCAAGACCTTCGCGGTGACCAACCCGGCGACGGGCGAGGAACTGGCCCGGGTCGCCGACGTCGGCGCGGAAGAGACGCGGCAGGCCATCAACGCCGCCGACGCCGCCCTGCCCGCCTGGCGCGCCAAGACCGCGAAGGAGCGCGCGGCGATCCTGCGCCGCTGGTTCGAGCTGATCATGGCGGCGCAGGAGGATCTGGCCGTCCTGATGACGCTGGAGCAGGGCAAGCCGCTGGCCGAGGCCCGCGGCGAGGTCGCCTACGGCGCCAGCTTCATCGAGTGGTTCGCCGAGGAGGGCAAGCGGGTCTACGGCGACGTGATCCCCAGCTTCGCCGGCAACAAGCGCATCGTCGTCCTGAAGGAGCCGATCGGCGTCGTCGCGGCGATCACCCCGTGGAACTTCCCCAACGCGATGATCACCCGCAAGGTCGGCCCAGCGCTGGCCGCCGGCTGCACCATCGTCGTCAAGCCGGCGGAGGACACCCCGCTGTCCGCCCTGGCGCTGGCCGAGCTGGCCGAGCGCGCCGGCGTCCCGGCCGGGGTGTTTAACATCGTCACCGGGTCTGACCCCGTCGCCATCGGCGGCGAGCTGACCGCCAGCCCGATCGTGCGCAAGCTGTCCTTCACCGGCTCGACCGAGGTCGGCAAGATCCTGATGCGCCAGTCCGCCGACACGGTGAAGAAGGTGTCGCTGGAGCTGGGCGGCAACGCGCCCTTCATCGTGTTCGACGACGCCGACCTGGACGAGGCGGTCAAGGGCGCCTTGGCGTCCAAGTACCGCAACTCCGGCCAGACCTGCGTCTGCGCGAACCGCCTGCTGGTCCAGGCCGGCGTCTACGACGCCTTCGCCGCCAAGCTGGCCGAGGCGGTGAAGCAGATCCGCGTCGGCAACGGCATGGAGGCCGGGGTCACCCAGGGCCCGATGATCAACGGCCAGGCCGTCGAGAAGGTCGAGGAGCTGATGGGCGACGCGCTGGCCAAGGGCGCCACGGTCGCGCTCGGCGGCAAGCGCCACGGCCTGGGCGGCACCTTCTTCGAGCCGACGATCCTGACCGGCGTCACCACCGAGATGCGCGTGGCCCGCGAGGAGATCTTCGGCCCGGTGGCCCCGCTGTTCAAGTTCGAGACGGAGGCCGACGCCATCCGCATGGCCAACGACACCGAATTCGGTCTGGCCGCCTATTTCTACAGCCGGGACATCGGCCGGGTGTGGCGCGTGGCCGAGCAGCTCGAATACGGGATGGTCGGCATCAACGAAGGCATCCTGTCGACCGAGGTCGCGCCGTTCGGCGGCATCAAGCAGTCGGGCATCGGGCGGGAAGGCTCCAAGTACGGTGTGGAGGACTTCCTGGAGATCAAGTACCTGTGCGTCGGCCTGGGCGCCTGA
- the gabT gene encoding 4-aminobutyrate--2-oxoglutarate transaminase encodes MSNQSFQDRRNAAVPRGLANAMPVYVDRAENAELWDVEGNRFIDFAGGIAVLNTGHRHPKIIEAVKAQLDRFTHTCAMVTPYESFVTLAERLNALVPGSTPKKTAFFTTGAEAVENAVKIARAHTGRPGVIAFSGAFHGRTLLAMALTGKVVPYKVGFGPFPAEVYHAPFPNAYRGVSVQDSLKALESLFKSDVDATRVAAIIVEPVQGEGGFNIAPPEFLQALRKICDDNGILLIIDEIQTGFARTGKMFAIEHSGVEPDLMTMAKSLAGGFPLSAVTGKAEIMDAPIPGGIGGTYAGSPLATTAALAVLDVIEEEKLIQRSNDLGERIAGRFRTMAQRNTLSVIGDVRNLGGMIAMELVKDRGTKEPAPELTKALVAKAAEKGLVLLSCGTYGNVIRILVPLTASDALVDEGLDIIERSLEELVSA; translated from the coding sequence ATGAGCAACCAGTCCTTCCAGGATCGTCGCAACGCCGCCGTTCCGCGCGGCCTTGCCAACGCCATGCCGGTCTATGTCGACCGCGCCGAGAACGCCGAGCTGTGGGACGTCGAGGGCAACCGCTTCATCGACTTCGCCGGCGGCATCGCGGTGCTGAACACCGGCCACCGCCATCCGAAGATCATCGAGGCGGTGAAGGCCCAGCTCGACCGCTTCACCCACACCTGCGCGATGGTCACGCCCTACGAGTCCTTCGTGACCCTGGCGGAGCGGCTGAACGCGCTGGTTCCGGGCTCCACGCCGAAGAAGACCGCCTTCTTCACCACGGGCGCCGAAGCCGTCGAGAACGCCGTGAAGATCGCCCGCGCCCACACGGGCCGTCCGGGCGTGATCGCCTTCTCCGGCGCCTTCCACGGCCGCACGCTGCTGGCGATGGCGCTGACCGGCAAGGTCGTTCCCTACAAGGTCGGCTTCGGTCCCTTCCCGGCCGAGGTCTACCACGCGCCCTTCCCCAACGCCTACCGCGGGGTCAGCGTCCAGGACAGCCTGAAGGCGCTAGAGTCCCTGTTCAAGTCGGACGTCGACGCCACCCGCGTCGCCGCGATCATCGTGGAGCCGGTGCAGGGTGAGGGCGGCTTCAACATCGCCCCGCCGGAGTTCCTGCAGGCCCTGCGCAAGATCTGCGACGACAACGGCATCCTGCTGATCATCGACGAGATTCAGACCGGCTTCGCCCGCACCGGCAAGATGTTCGCCATCGAGCATTCCGGCGTCGAGCCCGACCTGATGACCATGGCGAAGAGCTTGGCCGGCGGTTTCCCGCTGTCGGCGGTCACCGGCAAGGCGGAGATCATGGACGCCCCGATCCCCGGCGGCATCGGCGGCACCTACGCCGGCAGCCCGCTGGCGACCACCGCGGCGCTGGCCGTGCTGGACGTCATCGAGGAGGAGAAGCTGATCCAGCGCTCCAACGACCTGGGCGAGCGCATCGCCGGCCGCTTCCGCACCATGGCCCAGCGCAACACGCTGTCGGTGATCGGCGACGTGCGCAACCTGGGCGGCATGATCGCCATGGAGCTGGTGAAGGACCGCGGCACCAAGGAGCCGGCGCCGGAGCTGACCAAGGCACTGGTCGCCAAGGCGGCGGAGAAGGGCCTCGTCCTGCTGTCCTGCGGCACCTACGGCAACGTGATCCGCATCCTGGTCCCGCTGACCGCGTCGGACGCGCTGGTGGACGAGGGTCTGGACATCATCGAGCGCTCCCTGGAGGAGCTGGTCTCGGCCTGA
- a CDS encoding DUF1428 domain-containing protein, which produces MAYIDGFVIAVPTANKQAFIDHANKVDVLFKELGATRIIECWGDDVPNGKLTDFRRAVQATEDETVAFSWIEWPDKATRDAGMGRIEELMKTDERFSPENNPMPFDGKRMIFGGFAPVVEL; this is translated from the coding sequence ATGGCTTACATCGACGGGTTCGTCATCGCGGTTCCGACGGCCAACAAGCAGGCCTTCATCGACCACGCGAACAAGGTCGACGTTCTGTTCAAGGAGCTTGGCGCGACGCGCATCATCGAATGCTGGGGCGACGACGTGCCCAACGGCAAGCTCACCGATTTCCGCCGGGCCGTGCAGGCGACGGAGGACGAGACGGTCGCCTTCTCCTGGATCGAATGGCCGGACAAGGCGACGCGGGACGCCGGCATGGGGCGGATCGAGGAGCTGATGAAGACCGACGAGCGGTTCAGCCCGGAGAACAACCCGATGCCCTTCGACGGCAAGCGGATGATCTTCGGCGGCTTCGCGCCGGTCGTCGAGCTGTGA